In Aspergillus nidulans FGSC A4 chromosome II, a single window of DNA contains:
- a CDS encoding putative alpha/beta hydrolase (transcript_id=CADANIAT00004492), with amino-acid sequence MATPGLLYVTMQPRPSLPAAQFHDWYNSEHGPLRLRLPFITNGFRYRAVDGVEPEWVALYDITDMDELTRETYLSLRGDTIKTPREKATMAQIDVGRKLYDLLQDEKASDFKPLEDQPDTAASGHVLISNTSTLPADKEDDLKAWYKEEHIPMLARVPGWRRSRLFVTASIDPKAQREFVALHEFTPQNGLGGPEHKASMETPWRARIADALTSKTRRVYNWAYTFGPAPRELGSLASPDTIGPWSSNDGRTRTLPDQTNPAVESYITTPDGVEIPYRLEGSTDPHSSVIVLSNSILVDYTIWDSFVKSFLAEERNRKFRILRYNTRGRSAAAGETPINVDVLAGDIIALLDALRIPQAILIGVSLGGVTVLNTSLLYPSRVKTFISCDTNSSAPETNRKAWNDRAAIAESEGATHPETKEPIIGEELSEVTVRRWFTEKSYETQPEVPAKVKDVVRANSLVGFKKAMQALCAYDVRERMQKASVKGLFVAGDSDGVLPKTMKQMAEDLKVEGGAELKIVPGAGHLPMVEQPEAFKAVVNDFLHA; translated from the coding sequence ATGGCGACCCCCGGCCTCCTGTACGTGACGATGCAGCCTCGTCCCTCTCTACCGGCTGCCCAGTTTCACGACTGGTACAACTCTGAACACGGTCCTCTGCGTCTTCGTCTGCCCTTCATCACGAATGGCTTCCGCTACCGTGCCGTCGACGGCGTCGAGCCCGAATGGGTGGCCCTCTACGACATCACCGACATGGACGAGCTCACGCGCGAGACGTACCTCTCTTTGCGCGGGGACACCATCAAGACCCCGCGCGAGAAGGCGACCATGGCCCAGATCGATGTGGGCCGCAAACTCTACGACCTTCTGCAGGACGAAAAGGCTTCCGACTTTAAACCGCTTGAGGATCAGCCGGATACCGCTGCTTCCGGCCACGTCCTCATCTCGAACACCTCGACTCTCCCCGCCGACAAGGAAGACGATCTGAAGGCCTGGTACAAGGAAGAACACATCCCCATGCTTGCGCGCGTGCCGGGCTGGCGCCGCAGTCGGCTCTTCGTCACGGCGTCCATCGACCCCAAAGCTCAGCGCGAGTTCGTTGCCCTGCACGAGTTCACACCGCAGAACGGCCTCGGCGGACCTGAGCACAAGGCGTCCATGGAGACCCCCTGGCGCGCCCGCATCGCCGATGCCTTGACCTCCAAGACCCGCCGTGTCTACAACTGGGCCTATACATTTGGGCCTGCGCCCCGCGAGCTCGGCTCTCTTGCGTCGCCAGATACAATCGGCCCCTGGTCGTCGAACGACGGCCGCACCCGGACTCTCCCCGATCAAACCAACCCCGCCGTGGAGTCTTACATCACCACCCCCGACGGCGTTGAGATCCCCTATCGCCTCGAAGGCTCTACAGATCCTCACTCATCTGTCATCGTTCTCAGTAACTCTATCCTAGTTGATTACACCATTTGGGACTCGTTCGTGAAGAGCTTCCTCGCCGAGGAGCGCAACCGCAAATTCCGCATCCTCCGCTACAACACGCGCGGCCGGTCCGCTGCTGCCGGCGAAACACCCATTAATGTCGACGTCTTGGCAGGCGATATCATCGCTCTCCTTGATGCCCTGCGCATCCCTCAGGCTATCCTGATCGGCGTGAGTCTCGGCGGCGTGACGGTTCTCAATACATCCCTGCTCTATCCATCGCGCGTAAAGACGTTTATCTCCTGCGATACAAACAGCTCTGCTCCTGAAACAAACCGGAAAGCGTGGAACGACCGTGCCGCAATCGCCGAGTCTGAGGGCGCCACTCACCCAGAGACGAAGGAGCCCATTATCGGTGAGGAGTTGTCCGAGGTTACGGTGCGCCGATGGTTCACCGAGAAATCTTACGAGACACAGCCTGAAGTTCCAGCGAAGGTGAAAGATGTTGTTCGTGCGAACAGCCTTGTCGGGTTTAAGAAGGCGATGCAGGCGCTCTGTGCATATGATGTGCGCGAGAGAATGCAGAAGGCGTCCGTCAAGGGGTTGTTTGTGGCGGGTGATAGTGATGGTGTCctgccgaagacgatgaagcagatggcGGAGGATTTGAAGGTTGAGGGGGGTGCGGAGCTGAAGATTGTCCCTGGAGCTGGGCACCTGCCCATGGTTGAGCAGCCGGAGGCGTTCAAGGCGGTCGTCAACGATTTCCTACATGCGTAG
- a CDS encoding calpain-like protein (transcript_id=CADANIAT00004487): protein MATLDREDDFTDMVYTPPLSTRSRSNSRLRGRPQQPPQENLKQFWEQFNSRFPGKVYTVLPDNPYARTKAARAPKGIIKGQDAGKSYEQARKECERAVNRIAKECRRLNQKYSDPHFDIEMDLKGGTRNCLDGLDKQNDEMRPMGVKRVTEIFEKPQFYVNGPTASDVRQGRDGDCWFMAALCTMGNKAGLIEKICVHRDEEVGVYGFVFYRDGEWQQCIVDDKLYLRAADYDESIDERPVWDNINRKDTEEEYRRAFQVGSRALYFAQCVDENETWLPLLEKAYAKAHGDYSAIEGGFVGEAVEDLTGGVTSDLLTSNILNKDKFWNDELMQVNKEFLFGCGTGLYSNWLTPNHRGPPRDRKGISENHSYSIMDVKEIDGVRLVKLRNPWGKKEWNGAWSDGSEQWTPQWMEKLNHKFGNDGFFWISYEDLLKKYQHFDRTRLFGPEWTITQQWTSLNVPWSADYHTTKFRLNVTKAGPVVLVLSQLDTRYFKGLIGEYDFVLKFRLEKEGEEDYIVRSVNNSLISRSTNAEVDLEPGSYHILMKITAYRCGSESTEETVRRLASTRREKLVQIGLSYDLAHAKGIVHETEAEKQEREEREYRRKAAERKKLREETKKRLQREWIRNQKLVARRARAEERLATKAAKLQISDRNAGSERVLSDSPVESPSDMNGHVDGTDVPVENGSVPSIRFDETHMVLTPQSSHDTYSMRSCRHRSTNSISRHRRRTHNRDQDLLEGFEFDSDIDMPPEEPLTIRAPSMQTSLSDGHDSTTDPWNAVCVVGLRVYSKDEMLSLEVVRPVPEHETEAALDIDDPALSATSEKGSRLFAMQFE, encoded by the exons ATGGCGACTTTGGATCGCGAGGACGACTTCACGGACATGGTTTACACTCCTCCCCTCTCGACTCGCTCCCGCTCCAACAGTAGACTGCGCGGGAGGCCTCAGCAGCCGCCACAAGAAAACTTGAAACAATTCTGGGAGCAATTCAACTCTAGGTTCCCGGGCAAGGTGTACACCGTCTTGCCAGACAATCCGTACGCTAGAACCAAGGCGGCTCGTGCCCCAAAGGGCATCATAAAGGGACAAGATGCCGGCAAATCCTACGAACAAGCTCGCAAGGAGTGTGAGCGGGCTGTCAATCGTattgcaaaagaatgcaGGCGCCTCAATCAGAAATACTCGGACCCGCATTTCGATATTGAAATGGACTTGAAAGGTGGAACCCGGAATTGCCTGGATGGCCTTGACAAGCAGAATGATGAGATGCGCCCGATGGGGGTGAAAAGAGTTACT GAGATATTTGAGAAGCCTCAGTTTTATGTTAACGGACCGACAGCCTCAGATGTGCGCCAGGGCCGTGATGGGGATTGCTGGTTCATGGCTGCGCTTTGCACAATGGGAAACAAGGCGGGACTGATAGAGAAGATTTGTGTCCACCGGGACGAAGAAGTGGGGGTTTACGGATTTGTCTTTTACAGAG ATGGCGAGTGGCAACAATGTATTGTGGATGACAAGCTCTACCTGCGTGCTGCTGACTACGACGAGTCGATTGATGAACGCCCAGTTTGGGATAATATCAACCGCAAAGATACCGAGGAAGAGTACCGCAGAGCCTTCCAAGTGGGGTCGAGAGCTTTGTACTTTGCACAGTGTGTGGACGAAAACGAGACATGGCTCCCACTGCTGGAAAAAGCCTATGCCAAGGCACATGGTGATTACTCTGCCATCGAAGGAGGTTTTGTTGG CGAGGCAGTTGAAGACTTGACAGGCGGCGTGACGTCGGATCTCCTCACCAGCAACATTTTAAACAAAGACAAGTTCTGGAATGACGAGCTCATGCAGGTCAACAAAGAATTCTTATTTGGCTGTGGCACTGGTCTGTACTCGAACTGGCTCACACCAAACCATCGCGGACCACCACGAGACAGAAAGGGTATTTCCGAGAACCATTCCTATTCCATCATGGATGTTAAAGAGATTGATGGAGTACGCTTGGTAAAGTTAAG GAATCCTTGggggaagaaagaatggAACGGTGCCTGGAGTGATGGGTCTGAGCAATGGACACCTCagtggatggagaagctgaaccaTAAATTTGGCAATGATGGC ttcttctggatctcgTACGAGGATCTACTGAAAAAGTACCAACATTTCGACCGCACCAGATTGTTCGGACCGGAATGGACGATTACCCAACAGTGGACGAGCTTGAACGTCCCTTGGTCTGCGGACTACCATACTACCAAGTTCAGGCTGAACGTTACCAAGGCTGGGCCAGTTGTCCTTGTTTTATCTCAG TTGGATACCCGCTACTTCAAAGGTCTTATTGGCGAATATGACTTTGTTCTAAAATTCCGtcttgagaaagagggcgaggaagattACATCGTGCGGAGCGTCAACAACTCCCTTATCTCCCGTTCTACTAACGCGGAGGTTGACCTTGAACCTGGATCCTACCACATCCTCATGAAGATCACAGCCTACCGGTGTGGCTCTGAGTCCACCGAGGAGACGGTCAGACGTCTTGCGTCGACCCGACGCGAAAAGCTTGTTCAGATTGGCCTCTCATACGATCTCGCACATGCCAAGGGCATTGTCCACGAaactgaagctgaaaagcAAGAACGAGAGGAGCGCGAATACCGTCGCAAGGCTGcagagcggaagaagctgcgagaagaaacgaagaagaggctCCAACGCGAGTGGATCCGCAACCAGAAGCTTGTGGCGCGCAGGGCAAGGGCTGAAGAAAGACTCGCAACGAAAGCCGCCAAACTTCAAATCAGCGACCGAAATGCTGGGTCTGAGCGAGTTCTGTCCGACAGCCCCGTTGAATCGCCGTCTGACATGAACGGCCATGTAGATGGCACTGACGTGCCGGTCGAGAACGGTTCAGTGCCGAGCATCAGATTCGACGAAACTCATATGGTACTTACGCCCCAGTCTTCACATGATACATACTCGATGCGGTCCTGCCGCCACCGCTCAACAAACTCCATTAgccgccatcgccgccgTACACACAACCGCGACCAAGACTTACTGGAAGGATTTGAGTTCGACTCGGATATTGATATGCCTCCAGAGGAGCCTCTCACAATTAGAGCACCCAGCATGCAGACGTCACTCAGCGACGGGCACGATAGCACGACCGATCCATGGAATGCAGTGTGTGTGGTCGGGCTGCGAGTGTACTCCAAGGACGAGATGCTTTCTCTTGAGGTCGTTCGTCCTGTTCCTGAGCATGAGACCGAGGCTGCGCTCGACATCGATGACCCGGCTCTCAGCGCGACATCCGAAAAGGGTTCGCGATTGTTCGCTATGCAGTTTGAATGA
- a CDS encoding thiolase family protein (transcript_id=CADANIAT00004491) — protein sequence MAIQTPTRLTARFIKRTSFPTSNQWRRQFSAARPAFKEIQDAYILSAARTPTAKFNGSFVSVSAPQLGAVAIKSAIEKSSVPVEKITDVYMGNVLQGSVGQAPARQASIFAGLSPNVESVTVNKVCASGLKAVVFAAQNIQLGLAEAQIAGGMESMSRVPYYLPRSSQLPPFGEIKLEDGLIKDGLWDVYNQFHMGICAENTAKKYEISREMQDEYAIASYERAQKAWAENKFAEEIAPVTVKSKKGDTVVERDEGYENLRADKLRTLKPAFLRDGTGTVTAGNASTMNDGASALVLANKELAREFGAGKRALARIVSSADAAIDPVDFPVAPAKAVPIALERAGITKDQVAVWEFNEAFAAVIEANKKILGLEGARVNELGGAISLGHALGSSGSRILTTLLHQLQAGEYGVAAICNGGGAATAVVVQKLDRVD from the exons ATGGCCATTCAGACCCCGACCAGACTCACCGCCCGCTTCATCAAGCGTACTTCCTTCCCGACCTCTAACCAGTGGCGGAGGCAATTCAGCGCTGCCCGGCCAGCTTTCAAGGAGATTCAGGATGCGTACATTCTGAGTGCGGCTCGGACGCCAACTGCAAAG TTCAACGGCTCGTTCGTCTCCGTATCCGCCCCCCAACTCGGCGCCGTCGCCATCAAGTCCGCCATTGAAAAGTCAAGCGTTCCAGTGGAGAAAATCACCGATGTGTACATGGGCAATGTCCTCCAAGGCTCAGTCGGGCAGGCCCCGGCTCGCCAGGCCTCGATCTTTGCCGGTCTCTCGCCAAATGTCGAGTCCGTGACGGTGAACAAGGTCTGCGCGTCGGGTCTCAAGGCAGTGGTGTTTGCGGCGCAGAATATCCAGCTTGGGCTTGCTGAGGCCCAGATTGCAGGTGGAATGGAGAGCATGTCTCGTGTGCCGTACTATCTCCCGCGTTCTAGCCAGCTGCCTCCATTTGGAGAGATCAAGTTGGAAGATGGTCTGATCAAGGATGGACTGTGGGACGTCTACAACCAGTTCCACATGGGCATCTGTGCGGAGAACACGGCAAAGAAGTATGAGATTTCGAGGGAGATGCAGGATGAGTATGCCATTGCGTCATACGAGCGGGCACAGAAGGCCTGGGCTGAGAACAAGTTCGCCGAGGAGATTGCGCCAGTGACCGTTAAGAGCAAGAAGGGCGACACTGTCGTTGAGCGTGACGAGGGTTATGAAAACCTGCGGGCTGATAAGCTGAGGACTCTCAAGCCTGCGTTCCTGAGGGACGGCACGGGTACCGTGACTGCTGGGAACGCTTCAACTATGAACGACGGTGCATCCGCCCTCGTTCTGGCGAACAAGGAGCTCGCCCGCGAGTTCGGTGCCGGAAAGCGCGCCCTCGCCCGCATTGTCTCCTCCGCCGATGCGGCTATTGACCCAGTGGACTTCCCCGTCGCGCCCGCGAAGGCCGTCCCCATCGCTCTCGAGAGGGCGGGTATCACCAAGGACCAGGTCGCTGTATGGGAATTCAACGAGGCCTTCGCTGCCGTCATCGAGGCCAACAAAAAG ATTCTCGGTCTGGAAGGTGCCCGTGTCAACGAGCTCGGAGGTGCCATTTCTCTCGGCCATGCCCTTGGTAGCTCAGGCTCCCGTATTCTGACGACGCTTCTGCACCAGCTGCAGGCTGGCGAGTATGGTGTTGCTGCCATCTGCAATGGTGGCGGCGCTGCAACTGCGGTTGTTGTGCAAAAATTGGACCGAGTGGATTAA
- the nimX gene encoding cyclin-dependent serine/threonine-protein kinase nimX (transcript_id=CADANIAT00004488), translating to MENYQKIEKIGEGTYGVVYKARELTHPNRIVALKKIRLEAEDEGVPSTAIREISLLKEMNDPNIVRLLNIVHADGHKLYLVFEFLDLDLKKYMEALPVSEGGRGRALPDGSTLSRNLGLGDAMVKKFMAQLIEGIRFCHSHRVLHRDLKPQNLLIDRDGNLKLADFGLARAFGVPLRTYTHEVVTLWYRSPEILLGGRQYSTGVDMWSCGAIFAEMCTRKPLFPGDSEIDEIFKIFRILGTPDETIWPGVTSFPDFKPTFPKWKREDIQNVVPGLEEDGLDLLEALLEYDPARRISAKQACMHPYFQHGSSYYSGRARRNGFH from the exons ATGGAAAACTACCAGAAGATTGAGAAAATTGGCGAGG GAACGTACGGTGTCGTTTACAAGGCTCGCGAACTCACTCACCCAAACCGGATCGTTGCGTTGAAGAAAATCCGACTGGAggctgaagatgaaggcgtACCCAGCACTGCGATCCGCGAGATCTCTTTGCTAAAGGAAATGAACGACCCGAACATCGTACGTCTCTTGAACATCGTACACGCAGACGGGCACAAGCTCTACCTCGTTTTCGAATTCCTCGACCTCGATCTCAAGAAGTACATGGAGGCACTGCCGGTCAGTGAGGGTGGACGCGGTAGGGCTTTGCCGGATGGCTCTACTCTGAGCAGGAATCTAGGCCTGGGAGATGCGATGGTCAAAAAGTTTATGGCACAATTAATCGAGGGTATCCGTTTCTGTCACAGCCACAGAGTGCTTCACCGTGACTTGAAACCCCAGAATCTCCTAATTGACCGTGATGGCAATCTCAAGCTGGCCGATTTTGGATTGGCAAGGGCATTCGGTGTTCCCCTCCGAACCTACACGCACGAG GTGGTAACTCTATGGTACCGCTCTCCTGAAATCCTTCTCGGCGGTCGTCAGTACTCCACTGGTGTTGACATGTGGTCTTGTGGTGCTATTTTCGCGGAAATGTGCACTCGCAAGCCTCTATTTCCTGGTGACTCGGAAATTGACGAGATCTTTAAGATCTTCCG GATCCTCGGAACTCCAGATGAGACTATCTGGCCTGGCGTCACCTCGTTCCCTGATTTCAAACCGACCTTCCCCAAGTGGAAGCGCGAAGATATCCAGAACGTCGTCCCTGGCCTCGAAGAGGATGGCCTTGATCTATTAGAAGCCCTGCTCGAGTACGATCCCGCTCGACGTATTTCAGCCAAGCAGGCTTGCATGCATCCATACTTCCAGCACGGCAGCTCGTACTATTCTGGTCGCGCTCGCCGCAATGGCTTTCACTAA
- a CDS encoding putative MFS transporter (transcript_id=CADANIAT00004490): MAGSRQQAAEKALHDQTNILPRGRLLVVFAGLAISLFISFVDQNGITVTLPTVAEDLNGKNTISWAGTSSLIANTMFSVLYGRLSDIFGRKIVYLCALALLCVADLLCGLSQNAAMFYVFRGLAGVAGGGISSLAMIIVSDVVTLEQRGKYQGILGASLGLANVVGPFIAAAFILRATWRGFFWMLAPLAACSIIVGYFLIPDTAVKDSFRTNVKRIDYFGIIASSIGIIFLLIPISGGGSYFEWNSPMVISMLVIGGLSLVTFFFIEWKIAVLPMLPMEFFKNRVIVALFLQSFLLGAVYQAYLYYLPLFYQNARGWSPIVSAALTSPLVACQSMSSVLSGQYISRCKRYGEVIWFGFGMWTLGAGLTLLFKTTTHPAAIAVIVAITGVGVGCTFQPTLVAFQAHCTKRQRAVVISDRNFFRCMGGACGLAISGAVLQATLRSHLPVGYEYLSDSTYSLPAQSSVPEAVWGGIVDAYTAASRAVFILQVPLIGVCFLACLCIKDQGLERPKDPAELEEERRALDAKEQSANLSVTTSQVITPERHSVEQVFEDEKTRQNV; this comes from the exons ATGGCTGGTTCTCGGCAGCAAGCAGCTGAAAAGGCTCTGCACGATCAAACGAACATTCTCCCTCGGGGTAGGCTTCTCGTTGTCTTTGCTGGGCTTGCAATCTCGCTGTTCATCTCGTTTGTCGACCAAAATGGCATCACCGTGACGCTGCCCACTGTCGCAGAGGATCTGAACGGCAAGAACACCATCTCATGGGCGGGAACATCCTCGCTGATTGCCAATACAATGTTCAGTGTCCTCTACGGGCGGCTGTCTGACATTTTCGGACGAAAGATCGTGTATCTGTGCGCCTTGGCTCTGCTCTGCGTTGCAGACTTGCTCTGCGGCTTGTCCCAGAATGCAGCCATGTTCTATGTCTTTCGAGGTCTGGCCGGTGTTGCAGGAGGCGGGATCAGCTCGTTGGCCATGATCATCGTGTCCGACGTTGTGACTCTCGAGCAAAGGGGGAAGTACCAGGGGATTCTGGGCGCGTCGCTAGGTCTCGCCAACGTTGTTGGTCCATTCATTGCGGCGGCATTCATCCTCAGAGCCACATGGCGCGGgttcttctggatgctggccCCGTTGGCTGCGTGCTCGATCATTGTCGGATATTTCCTCATTCCTGATACTGCGGTCAAGGACAGTTTCCGGACGAACGTAAAAAGAATCGACTATTTTGGTATTATCGCATCCTCTATCGGTatcatcttcttgttgatcCCGATCTCGGGGGGTGGCTCGTACTTTGAGTGGAATTCGCCAATGGTAATCAGTATGCTCGTCATCGGAGGACTGTCGCTGgtcaccttcttcttcatcgaatGGAAGATCGCCGTGTTGCCCATGTTGCCGA TggagttcttcaagaacagaGTCATAGTTGCCCTCTTCCTGCAAAGCTTCCTCCTGGGCGCAGTGTACCAGGCATATCTCTACTACCTCCCACTCTTCTACCAGAACGCGCGCGGCTGGTCCCCTATCGTCTCGGCAGCCCTAACGTCTCCGCTGGTCGCCTGCCAGTCTATGTCCTCCGTACTCTCAGGCCAGTATATCTCACGGTGCAAACGGTACGGCGAGGTCATCTGGTTTGGCTTCGGCATGTGGACACT CGGCGCCGGcctcaccctcctcttcaagaCAACGACCCATCCAGCTGCCATCGCCGTAATAGTCGCCATAACCGGCGTCGGAGTCGGATGCACCTTTCAGCCAACCCTTGTTGCCTTCCAGGCCCACTGCACAAAGCGCCAACGTGCCGTCGTCATCTCAGACAGGAACTTCTTCCGCTGCATGGGCGGGGCCTGCGGCCTTGCGATCTCCGGCGCCGTATTGCAAGCGACGCTCCGCTCGCATTTGCCAGTCGGGTATGAATATCTGTCCGACTCGACGTACTCTCTACCCGCGCAGTCGTCAGTCCCGGAGGCTGTATGGGGCGGCATTGTGGATGCGTATACGGCTGCGAGCAGGGCAGTGTTTATTTTGCAGGTCCCGCTAATTGGGGTTTGCTTTTTGGCTTGTTTGTGTATCAAGGATCAAGGATTAGAGAGACCGAAGGATCctgcggagctggaggaggagaggagggcTCTCGACGCGAAAGAACAAAGTGCAAATTTGTCAGTGACCACAAGCCAGGTCATAACACCCGAGAGACACTCTGTTGAgcaggtctttgaggatgagaagacaaGACAGAACGTTTGA
- a CDS encoding uncharacterized protein (transcript_id=CADANIAT00004486): MPFDENQIPLHSRLQIQRGEAEPQPLYYRYPTPVHDTLAGLDWVLGNLQPTRLGVVGTHIGGSLALMLALTEPRSIHAVAAIEPVCDWTALDEYCTSTNSPATSRRRRHAPVDLVPLLEARERFFASHERYFDSFASPILFLRSPGRDTPKVFPRYRTGPEYPIPVRVVGEDDPEEEPDLWDPYELYDEIDLSNSKSSAVDYSGQEAQPPARRRKALSRWPPYGLDYGNSGPPERYSRQPVKRLNVTLPWVRIFTFADHQSKESTSPSAIKSPKASTPTSQVSEVDETQGQKAPTRRRRTRNDTVLSHQATEMVDVMRRACFFGKESGFGEKRVTLSSVGVSSSDTSTSDAATSAPEQREYLSEAITMRTGSWLAETLDLDIKENLKADNTRTRDR; encoded by the coding sequence ATGCCATTCGATGAGAACCAAATTCCGCTGCACTCAAGGTTGCAAATACAGCGTGGTGAAGCCGAACCCCAACCCCTTTACTACCGCTACCCAACTCCAGTCCACGACACCCTGGCCGGACTCGACTGGGTCTTGGGAAACCTCCAGCCCACGCGGCTAGGCGTCGTCGGCACACACATTGGCGGCTCTCTAGCCCTCATGCTAGCTCTCACCGAACCACGTTCTATACATGCAGTCGCTGCAATAGAGCCTGTCTGTGACTGGACCGCCCTGGATGAGTACTGCACTTCAACTAATTCTCCCGCCACTAGCCGTAGGAGAAGACATGCCCCAGTGGATTTAGTTCCGCTTCTAGAAGCTCGCGAAAGATTCTTTGCGAGCCATGAGCGGTACTTTGATTCATTTGCTTCGCCAATCCTGTTCCTGAGGTCTCCGGGGAGGGATACACCCAAGGTGTTTCCGCGGTATCGAACCGGTCCCGAATACCCGATTCCTGTGCGtgtggttggagaagatgacccTGAAGAGGAGCCTGATCTATGGGACCCTTACGAGCTATACGATGAGATAGACCTTTCGAACAGTAAGAGCTCGGCTGTCGATTATTCGGGCCAAGAAGCTCAACCGCCCGCCCGCCGTCGCAAGGCCCTCTCCCGATGGCCTCCATATGGCTTGGACTATGGTAATTCCGGCCCACCCGAAAGGTACAGCCGCCAGCCTGTTAAGCGACTCAATGTCACCCTTCCCTGGGTTCGTATCTTTACCTTCGCCGATCACCAGTCTAAGGAGAGCACAAGCCCGAGCGCAATTAAGTCTCCGAAAGCATCAACTCCAACATCGCAAGTAAGCGAGGTAGACGAAACACAAGGACAGAAAGCGCCGACTAGACGCAGACGGACGCGAAATGACACTGTACTCTCTCACCAAGCTACGGAAATGGTGGACGTAATGCGCCGTGCTTGTTTCTTTGGGAAGGAAAGTGGTTTCGGTGAGAAGAGGGTTACTCTCTCTTCTGTCGGTGTTTCTAGCTCTGATACCTCTACATCTGATGCCGCGACCAGCGCTCCTGAGCAGCGCGAATATCTGTCCGAGGCTATAACAATGCGCACTGGGAGTTGGCTTGCAGAGACACTTGATTTAGATATCAAAGAAAACCTCAAGGCGGATAATACCAGGACACGCGACCGATGA
- a CDS encoding uncharacterized protein (transcript_id=CADANIAT00004489), translating into MRPKLPFRKPRSRAKAGPAFVFVDATDGVAGGPHDEDTRVLIRRQAARSGRKQLRAQSASQRHDSTLEDSQAMAIHDVELTDNILAELDNDDRLIDHSIAPQPSFTGYEALRATYNFDITYLASFTDVDLGKTAALRLQSQPGLLSNLLQQRSTSFLSYLPSRYGSSRCLDDAIHCVAARAGQMFGYTDGAAAIPRLYGKALKNLQHALSDPKSCMEVDVYCATRLLTLYEFISPPEENHWVLHNRGGIKLLELRGPENHKTRFDWLLLKSVAPSILLDEMYRLRNSGIFEASEWQNLFKHASATESDCDSSLWWEFFRLTCHVTGVVASTRDAFTSPMSESEYISRTSKILERARWVRQMLHDGHVRYQTTEPYPPSLFDLPSVPESSDRIRLRGFYFHPFMQICRAITTLSPDEMERASAEVEAQTLATQALLIQQATVGLDPAMSWYFAQKNPFAHSVIRTREEWISHSELPWEELRGVLAQRWLKWHYSWRVSHLSESLEDKSG; encoded by the exons ATGCGACCAAAGTTACCTTTTCGAAAACCAAGGTCTCGTGCTAAAGCCGGACCGGCGTTTGTTTTTGTTGATGCCACTGATGGTGTTGCCGGTGGGCCACACGACGAGGATACGAGAGTTCTTATCAGAAGGCAAGCCGCACGGTCAGGTCGCAAACAGCTACGAGCGCAGAGCGCAAGTCAAAGACATGATAGTACGCTAGAAGATTCGCAGGCAATGGCGATACATGATGTTGAACTTACGGACAATATTCTTGCAGAATTAGACAACGATGACAGGCTCATCGATCACTCTATTGCCCCGCAGCCCTCGTTCACGGGCTACGAGGCGCTGAGGGCAACGTACAACTTTGACATCACCTATCTCGCGAGTTTCACGGATGTAGACCTGGGGAAAACAGCTGCTCTCCGTCTACAGAGTCAACCAGGTCTCCTTTCGAACTTGCTCCAGCAACGATCCACGTCCTTTCTCAGCTACCTCCCTAGTCGCTATGGCTCGAGCCGCTGTCTCGATGATGCTATACACTGCGTTGCTGCAAGAGCTGGCCAGATGTTCGGTTATACAGACGGGGCTGCGGCAATACCGAGACTCTATGGTAAAGCTCTGAAAAATCTCCAGCATGCGCTCAGCGACCCGAAATCGTGTATGGAGGTCGATGTGTACTGCGCGACGCGGCTGTTGACACTTTACGAG TTCATCAGCCCACCTGAAGAGAATCATTGGGTTCTCCATAACCGGGGCGGGATTAAACTGCTGGAGTTACGGGGCCCTGAGAACCACAAGACGAGGTTTGACTGGTTACTTCTCAAAAGTGTGGCGCCGTCAATT CTCTTGGACGAAATGTACAGATTACGAAACTCGGGCATATTCGAAGCGTCAGAATGGCAAAATCTCTTTAAGCACGCATCGGCTACTGAATCAGACTGCGATTCAAGTCTCTGGTGGGAGTTTTTCAGGCTGACCTGCCATGTTACAGGTGTCGTAGCCAGTACGCGCGACGCATTCACGTCGCCAatgtccgagtccgagtACATATCGAGGACTTCGAAGATCCTAGAGAGAGCAAGATGGGTACGCCAAATGCTTCACGACGGCCACGTCCGCTACCAAACAACAGAACCATACCCGCCTTCTCTCTTCGATCTTCCCTCCGTACCCGAATCATCCGACCGCATCAGACTCCGTGGCTTCTATTTCCACCCGTTTATGCAGATCTGCCGGGCCATTACGACACTGTCGCCGGACGAGATGGAGCGCGCATCTGCGGAAGTCGAGGCGCAGACCTTGGCTACGCAGGCGCTGTTAATTCAACAGGCGACTGTCGGGCTGGACCCGGCTATGTCGTGGTACTTTGCACAGAAGAACCCCTTTGCACATTCTGTGATACGTACGAGGGAGGAGTGGATTTCGCATAGCGAACTGCCGTGGGAAGAGCTGCGTGGTGTGCTGGCGCAGCGGTGGTTGAAGTGGCATTATTCTTGGAGGGTCTCACATCTTTCGGAGTCGTTGGAAGATAAGTCCGGTTAA